The Microplitis mediator isolate UGA2020A chromosome 4, iyMicMedi2.1, whole genome shotgun sequence nucleotide sequence aatattttaaaaaattgcacctgtagttttttaaattttctacatgtgcgtatttttagattttttttttttttgtgatttattttttgaaaaaaatttttaattgtcatggaacttcaggatcattaataaaaatataattatgctAAAATTTCGTTTTTCTATTAATGCTAGttagtaattatatttaattattatatattatatttgaaatatataaaagcgAAATGGTAGCAGAAGAGTTAatgtgaagaaaaaaaaagtggcaGAGAAatatagagtaaaaaaaaaattaaatagataaataaataaagaaaaaaaaaggcagCTCTTAAGTATTATAACTAAACCCGTTTGAGTGTTATATTATTCGATTAGCGTGTGTTTGAGATAATTCTAGCATGCATAGGCTACTACCACGTACTAAAGGGGGAATACGAAAGCTATGAGTGGCTAATTATCGTGGCTGGACATTACGAacaagtaatttaataattaaataaaataaagagagaaaaaagttaatcaatataaatatatatatccgactttatatatatatatatcctacACACTGAAAATATACATCTAGTGTATACGTAAAtattaggggtgtgcgaatataAAGATtagaatttcgaataaaataattcgaaaaatttcgaaGGACTCTACAATTTTCGAATTGTcaaaaagttttgaattatttgtttcttcaaatttatttaatcgaaTCGTGTAAATTCTGATcagctttcaaatattaatttttgtttaatagaGAGCTTAATTTGGAATgtcaatgtagcagacatcagacaaatttaaaattattaataagtcgagtagacaattaataaaataaaattttgaaaaaatgcgcattaaaaaaattttgaaatcaacaaatgcattttttgtaaatgtttttttttaattatttattctatttatttataattttaaatttgtctggcgtctgctacattcacactcgtaattttcaaaatggaTAGAGctcagataaaaatttgaatcactagaaaaaaagttacaatatcgtcgctaaaaataaaattattaaatttatggaTAAATCGAAAATGTTCTAGTCCGAAAACTTacaaattcgaaaaaattcatgtacctgaagatcggaacgtttttcactcaacgaaaataaaaaaaatttatgtaattttactgCTTAAAAGCGACGTGAGGGGTAATTTGGACCGATTGCAATTTACGTTTGACATACTAGTAATACGAAACATTTCcaaaatctagatccagtagattctttactttttttattttcattccccgaaaacgttccaatcatttacataaaaattcgGTTCGATTGACTGCAAATAATTCGTAAGCTCGAGATATTCGCACATCCctagtataaaatttatcataaaaatctattttactTGACTTtactttattcaataaataaatatatttatttatttattattaaataattatctttgtaATTATGTACACAGCGACGTACACGATTATTCATCGGAAATTATATGAACGTCAGTGCACCGTTAAATTAACATAAATCAACATATAAATCACTGAGTCGTTCATCCAAGTTCCTCTAgaataatcaatttatttttccatataaaaaaaaacatatgccgaaattattactattgttattattatttaaagggATTTCGAATAAATAAACTCATGATTAAAAGTCATTTCAAGTATTTAccgattatttaaaatctttaattgcaattattattgttattgttgttgttattatttttaaaaatattttatcgagAGACAACTAAGTATCGTAATAATatggaataataaaaatgacttACGAGAGTATCTTAGGAATCTTTCTTGTAGGAACTGTTGTAACTACTTGGCCCCACACTAACGTACCAATTCCGAAGAATATGCACCACAACCATTGCTCTAGAGTTAGAGCTTTTGTGCTGAATGCCATCTTTCCATACTGAATGATAACAACCTAAagtaggaataaaaaaaaacatattcaTTAATTGTCGGCTGTGGGAAttagatttgaatttaaatgttctcaatatttttcaaaattataaacagaCATCGAGACTTCTGATAAACTTACAATAGacattgagataaaaaatgagagcaaaattatttattaattttaaaatttattgtagaaaaaatgaaataaatttatgaaaaattgacGGGGATATTTAAGGAGTGAACTTACTTGGGATAACATTGTCCCGATCCAAATAGAGTAGAAGATGGGGTTGGTGAATATTCCCTGGAAGACATTACGCTGACCGTGAATTTTCCTCGCGTTGAATTCGTTGAAGAGGGTCATCATGACAAaggtattgaaaattatcgtAAAGTGTTGGGTTGGTGCACCACCGCCTTTTTCAGCAACACCTAGACCAGTGGGTATATCGAGCATCTTGTCACCtggtgtaaaatataaaagtttataaataaaataaaacgacaagtaaatatttaattaaatataataatttaccgGCAAAGAGAAGCGTAAAAATAAcagtcagttgataaataGCTTGGCCCAgaatatttttcatcattGTCCTGGAAATAAGCGGCTTCGTACGCCCGTAGGGTTTACGAAGCAAAAGATCCGGTGTAGGTAATTCGGTAGCCAGAGCAAGTGACGCGAGTGTGtccataattaaattaacccACAACATTTGGACCGCTCTGAGAGGTGAATCTTGGACAGCACAAGCACCAATGAATGCAACAATAACAGCGACAATGTTTACTGTCAATTGAAATTGCAAAAATTTAGCTATACTGTCGTATACATTTCTGCCCCACATCACGGCTTTAACAATTGACGAGAAGTTGTCGTCTGTTAATATAATATCGGAAGCTTCTTTAGCAACATCTGTACCAGCTATACCCATCGCGAAACCAACGTCGGCTTTTTTTAACGCCGGTCCATCATTAGTACCGTCGCCCGTGACAGCGACAACCTCGCGTGAGACTGAACAAGTACTATCGATAATACCTTTTACCAAAGTATACTTATCGGTGGGTGATGAACGTGCCAGTACCCTTAATTTTGGCCAAACTTTGTCCAGTAAGTGCTGTTGAACTTCACCATTACTGTCTCTTATTCGCCTGTTGAACTCTTTACCCTCGAGTATAAGAAAATCTTCATTTGGTTTAAATATACCACATTTCAATGCTATTGATCTTGCGGTATTTATATTGTCACCCGTGACCATACGTACTGTTATACCAGctttttgacattttcttaTTGCCTCTGGTACTTCTGGTCTTACGGGATCCTCAATACCAACGATACACAAACACGtcaaattattaacaatattttcttcGTCTTCCCAATTGGGCTCACCCTCACTGTGTACTTGATTTATTTCAGCTTTCCCGGGTACAAAATCGCGGTATGCTATTGAAATAGTACGCAATCCGTCACACGCCATTGGctcaataacatttttaaccAGACGATCTTGCATTTCACGGGTGAACTTTTCCAAATGTCCGTCGCGACCGTAAATAAAGGCAcatctacaaaaaatatatacatatatatacataacaaCAGCTATTACTTATAACTATGACGAGGGCCAGgatttttgcgttaatttaaaaataattaataattagtggtgtgaaattttttatactacggggaaaatattggtcttattaaaaaatttttcaaacaaaagttgtaggaaattcaattttctaaaaaaaatgtctcttataatttttccgtgGGACTAGTAAGAAAGCAgtagtttcaaaattaagattttcataactaacaaattttgaatcattcattatgaatcttaatttttgaattgcagtgaaaatattggtcgtactaaaaaattttttgaacaaaagttataggaaattcaatttgctaaaaaaaatgtctcttataattttttcttaggactagtAAGAAAGCCgtagtttcaaaattaagattttcataattaacaaaattttgaatcagtcattatgaatcttaattttttaattgcaatgaaaatattggttttatgaaaaaatttttcaaacaaaagttgtaggaaattcaattttataaaaaaaatgtctcttataatttttctttaggaCTAGTAAGAAAGCCgtagtttcaaaattaagattttgataactaacaaaattttgaatcactcattatgaatcttaatttttgcattgcagtgaaaatattgatcgtataagaaaatcataagagacatttttttaataaaattaaatttcctgcaacttttgttcgaaaacttttttactaagACCGATATTTTctcgtaatatcaaaaatttgaactactcatttaaaaaataaggcaaaaatcttgtccctactTATGACATAAAAATAACCCAAAGAAATTACTTCTTCATGATGATCTCGGAAGCACCCTTGGTAAAAAGCCTGTAACCGCCGCCGGGTCTTGGAACAACAGTAGACATACTTTTTCTAACACTGTTAAATGTGTATACACGCGTAAATGTTTCCTCTGGTTGATCATCCCGTACCGTTTGATAATTCTGGCCCATTGCCAGTACAAATCCAAGTAAGGCACATTCGGTTTTGTTGCCGACCTGCATCGGTAGCTCGGTGGGATCTTGCGAGGGCATTATTCTGGACGTGTAAGCCGAGTTAATAGAAATTGATTgtacaattaaatttccaacGTGACTCGGTAAATCAGAAAACGGCGGTATTGTTTTGCTGAGCTTCTCGCATATGTACGACTGGACAACAGTCATACGATTTGTCGTAAGAGTACCCGTTTTGTCGGAGCAAATCGCTGTTGCATTACCCATCGTCTCACAGGCGTCCAGATGCCGTACCAAGTTGTTGTCTTTCATCATTTTCTGTTACCAAATAATCCGACATTAGACAATTTACTTAACAATCAACGTCCAAGTGGAGCTTCGAGTTTACTCATTACTTATCTACCAGAAGCTTTCATTGCTCTTCTGTCTACtgaataagtaatttatttactgaaaCGCTTTTCTTGTAGCGAAagtttacttttaaatatttattaatacgtTCATAGAAAACTCAAAGCTCGGGCACCGATAAgacattgattttaaataaagttaagtAATTTTACTATCGCATGcaatttttagttgataagtaatttaaaaaaaataataaccttGACCGAGTAGGCAAGAGATAACGTAACGGCGAGTGGAAGACCTTCCGGTACAGCAACCACAAGCACGGTAACACCAATGATCAAGTgtcgtataaaattatttatgtatacacTACTCCATGCCGCTTTTTGAATGTAAAACTTCTTAACGGAAAAttgtacaattaaaataataactgtCAGGACAGCAATTGTTGATCCGGCATATCCAATTTGAATTGCAAGTTTTGTTAACTTGGCTTGTAAtacacttttttctttttttccatCAGCATGTCCACCGCCACCTGATGGGGCCGCGTGATTTTCTCCGTCATGTTGTTTTACACTTCCGCCGCTTCCTGGGTGACTATTGCCCGTGATCTCTCCGGCTTCGTctcctattttttttatatttatattttaaattaaaagaaaaaaataaaaaaacgttagTTCAGACTTTTGTCTCtgggaaaataattataaaaatagagaattaaaaataagaataaaagaaaagggCTGACTTTTTTGTTGTTTCAAAGTTTCACGGTTTGCTTTAGTTGTCCGCGTGTCATTCACATTTTGCTGTAAAGCGGCTGGTTGTTCTTATAACTGTCAAGTAGGATAATTTAACTATACACTACTCTTGAACTagaggtaaataaaaaataataataggaatagttgtaacaaataataatgaaaacctTGAAACTTTGAATTCTCTCTACGTCATTAGTATTCGTTAGTTTTAAAacgagtttaaaaataaataacacgggTTCAGGGCTCGATTggtaattcaaaataaattattagttaaaGTAGCTCTTAGGTTgacaataaaaacttttaaaaacgtaactaaataatatataaaatacgacattattatttttaaaaataaggaaCGGACGAAAAAAACGAACAGTGTTAGGTATAAACATATTTAAGTggtaactatatatatttatatatttatgaactGCATTATCTATGTAGCAAACAGGAAGTCAATCATAAAATGCAGAGGGAGGAAAAAATATCTCGaacatttagatttttttagatttttttttttaaatgaatattttgttgagtgcaagaaaaaaatcaccACAAATGGTACATACACCCAGTGATATTTGTACATATTGATGTAAGAGGTTTATCTAATTTATGAACAAAAGAAAGAATAAACCAACATACATATAAATGAtgtaacaaataaaatgatttgtttcgTACGTAATATTGGGGGTGTGAATGAGTCTAATGTGGCATGTAgagttttgttttaaaaatttctttcttttaaataaataatttcattaatatttacatttgctatatacttttttaaaaataaccggTTATTGAAGTAAATTCGACAGTAagaagagacccagtacccgatcagggaactagtacccgatcaatCCATGTACTTGTATGTCTGTTAGATAAAAGATCTAGTACTAAATCagagaactagtacccgatcagaactagtacccgatcaagaaactacacggagagaaatgtcaagtaaatatgcctatgcagcatagtaataattacattactctatagt carries:
- the LOC130666588 gene encoding plasma membrane calcium-transporting ATPase 2 isoform X11, which codes for MATIDGRPAQYGITLKQLRELMEHRGREGVNKINALGGVQEICKKLYTSPSDGLSGSSADMQHRRDTFGSNMIPPKPPKTFLTLVWEALQDVTLIILEIAALVSLGLSFYHPAPQKNDDDVKLDEDEAKYGWIEGLAILISVVVVVLVTAFNDYSKERQFRGLQNRIEGEHKFAVIRQAEVKQISVSDIVVGDICQIKYGDLLPADGLLIQSNDLKVDESSLTGESDHVKKGEAFDPMVLSGTHVMEGSGKMLVTAVGVNSQAGIIFTLLGAAVDQQEQEIKKMKKEAKKQRKKKSLPGDEAGEITGNSHPGSGGSVKQHDGENHAAPSGGGGHADGKKEKSVLQAKLTKLAIQIGYAGSTIAVLTVIILIVQFSVKKFYIQKAAWSSVYINNFIRHLIIGVTVLVVAVPEGLPLAVTLSLAYSVKKMMKDNNLVRHLDACETMGNATAICSDKTGTLTTNRMTVVQSYICEKLSKTIPPFSDLPSHVGNLIVQSISINSAYTSRIMPSQDPTELPMQVGNKTECALLGFVLAMGQNYQTVRDDQPEETFTRVYTFNSVRKSMSTVVPRPGGGYRLFTKGASEIIMKKCAFIYGRDGHLEKFTREMQDRLVKNVIEPMACDGLRTISIAYRDFVPGKAEINQVHSEGEPNWEDEENIVNNLTCLCIVGIEDPVRPEVPEAIRKCQKAGITVRMVTGDNINTARSIALKCGIFKPNEDFLILEGKEFNRRIRDSNGEVQQHLLDKVWPKLRVLARSSPTDKYTLVKGIIDSTCSVSREVVAVTGDGTNDGPALKKADVGFAMGIAGTDVAKEASDIILTDDNFSSIVKAVMWGRNVYDSIAKFLQFQLTVNIVAVIVAFIGACAVQDSPLRAVQMLWVNLIMDTLASLALATELPTPDLLLRKPYGRTKPLISRTMMKNILGQAIYQLTVIFTLLFAGDKMLDIPTGLGVAEKGGGAPTQHFTIIFNTFVMMTLFNEFNARKIHGQRNVFQGIFTNPIFYSIWIGTMLSQVVIIQYGKMAFSTKALTLEQWLWCIFFGIGTLVWGQVVTTVPTRKIPKILSWGRGQPDDIGAINLGDEKFDPDSDKKPRAGQILWIRGLTRLQTQTSNRSLVQNVSVTGRSPSQDYYMPAEPIRETEV
- the LOC130666588 gene encoding plasma membrane calcium-transporting ATPase 2 isoform X5, translating into MATIDGRPAQYGITLKQLRELMEHRGREGVNKINALGGVQEICKKLYTSPSDGLSGSSADMQHRRDTFGSNMIPPKPPKTFLTLVWEALQDVTLIILEIAALVSLGLSFYHPAPQKNDDDVKLDEDEAKYGWIEGLAILISVVVVVLVTAFNDYSKERQFRGLQNRIEGEHKFAVIRQAEVKQISVSDIVVGDICQIKYGDLLPADGLLIQSNDLKVDESSLTGESDHVKKGEAFDPMVLSGTHVMEGSGKMLVTAVGVNSQAGIIFTLLGAAVDQQEQEIKKMKKEAKKQRKKKSLPGDEAGEITGNSHPGSGGSVKQHDGENHAAPSGGGGHADGKKEKSVLQAKLTKLAIQIGYAGSTIAVLTVIILIVQFSVKKFYIQKAAWSSVYINNFIRHLIIGVTVLVVAVPEGLPLAVTLSLAYSVKKMMKDNNLVRHLDACETMGNATAICSDKTGTLTTNRMTVVQSYICEKLSKTIPPFSDLPSHVGNLIVQSISINSAYTSRIMPSQDPTELPMQVGNKTECALLGFVLAMGQNYQTVRDDQPEETFTRVYTFNSVRKSMSTVVPRPGGGYRLFTKGASEIIMKKCAFIYGRDGHLEKFTREMQDRLVKNVIEPMACDGLRTISIAYRDFVPGKAEINQVHSEGEPNWEDEENIVNNLTCLCIVGIEDPVRPEVPEAIRKCQKAGITVRMVTGDNINTARSIALKCGIFKPNEDFLILEGKEFNRRIRDSNGEVQQHLLDKVWPKLRVLARSSPTDKYTLVKGIIDSTCSVSREVVAVTGDGTNDGPALKKADVGFAMGIAGTDVAKEASDIILTDDNFSSIVKAVMWGRNVYDSIAKFLQFQLTVNIVAVIVAFIGACAVQDSPLRAVQMLWVNLIMDTLASLALATELPTPDLLLRKPYGRTKPLISRTMMKNILGQAIYQLTVIFTLLFAGDKMLDIPTGLGVAEKGGGAPTQHFTIIFNTFVMMTLFNEFNARKIHGQRNVFQGIFTNPIFYSIWIGTMLSQVVIIQYGKMAFSTKALTLEQWLWCIFFGIGTLVWGQVVTTVPTRKIPKILSWGRGQPDDIGAINLGDEKFDPDSDKKPRAGQILWIRGLTRLQTQLRVIRAFRSTLEDLEERRSVHSLHSLHSMRSSRSHTGPRPLSDFTYIDDDTSNFFVNASKGGIGGISSGGVRHHHNNDQEHDGTSKSGSRLPSINSPASPLLLNVPGSGSSYNSHHRHNNNRVSPNNTLDHHNNHSTTLSPNHATSRSFDSGAPNSPSSGSSDPILPPELPKMVHETSI
- the LOC130666588 gene encoding plasma membrane calcium-transporting ATPase 2 isoform X12: MATIDGRPAQYGITLKQLRELMEHRGREGVNKINALGGVQEICKKLYTSPSDGLSGSSADMQHRRDTFGSNMIPPKPPKTFLTLVWEALQDVTLIILEIAALVSLGLSFYHPAPQKNDDDVKLDEDEAKYGWIEGLAILISVVVVVLVTAFNDYSKERQFRGLQNRIEGEHKFAVIRQAEVKQISVSDIVVGDICQIKYGDLLPADGLLIQSNDLKVDESSLTGESDHVKKGEAFDPMVLSGTHVMEGSGKMLVTAVGVNSQAGIIFTLLGAAVDQQEQEIKKMKKEAKKQRKKKSLPGDEAGEITGNSHPGSGGSVKQHDGENHAAPSGGGGHADGKKEKSVLQAKLTKLAIQIGYAGSTIAVLTVIILIVQFSVKKFYIQKAAWSSVYINNFIRHLIIGVTVLVVAVPEGLPLAVTLSLAYSVKKMMKDNNLVRHLDACETMGNATAICSDKTGTLTTNRMTVVQSYICEKLSKTIPPFSDLPSHVGNLIVQSISINSAYTSRIMPSQDPTELPMQVGNKTECALLGFVLAMGQNYQTVRDDQPEETFTRVYTFNSVRKSMSTVVPRPGGGYRLFTKGASEIIMKKCAFIYGRDGHLEKFTREMQDRLVKNVIEPMACDGLRTISIAYRDFVPGKAEINQVHSEGEPNWEDEENIVNNLTCLCIVGIEDPVRPEVPEAIRKCQKAGITVRMVTGDNINTARSIALKCGIFKPNEDFLILEGKEFNRRIRDSNGEVQQHLLDKVWPKLRVLARSSPTDKYTLVKGIIDSTCSVSREVVAVTGDGTNDGPALKKADVGFAMGIAGTDVAKEASDIILTDDNFSSIVKAVMWGRNVYDSIAKFLQFQLTVNIVAVIVAFIGACAVQDSPLRAVQMLWVNLIMDTLASLALATELPTPDLLLRKPYGRTKPLISRTMMKNILGQAIYQLTVIFTLLFAGDKMLDIPTGLGVAEKGGGAPTQHFTIIFNTFVMMTLFNEFNARKIHGQRNVFQGIFTNPIFYSIWIGTMLSQVVIIQYGKMAFSTKALTLEQWLWCIFFGIGTLVWGQVVTTVPTRKIPKILSSA
- the LOC130666588 gene encoding plasma membrane calcium-transporting ATPase 2 isoform X6, translating into MATIDGRPAQYGITLKQLRELMEHRGREGVNKINALGGVQEICKKLYTSPSDGLSGSSADMQHRRDTFGSNMIPPKPPKTFLTLVWEALQDVTLIILEIAALVSLGLSFYHPAPQKNDDDVKLDEDEAKYGWIEGLAILISVVVVVLVTAFNDYSKERQFRGLQNRIEGEHKFAVIRQAEVKQISVSDIVVGDICQIKYGDLLPADGLLIQSNDLKVDESSLTGESDHVKKGEAFDPMVLSGTHVMEGSGKMLVTAVGVNSQAGIIFTLLGAAVDQQEQEIKKMKKGDEAGEITGNSHPGSGGSVKQHDGENHAAPSGGGGHADGKKEKSVLQAKLTKLAIQIGYAGSTIAVLTVIILIVQFSVKKFYIQKAAWSSVYINNFIRHLIIGVTVLVVAVPEGLPLAVTLSLAYSVKKMMKDNNLVRHLDACETMGNATAICSDKTGTLTTNRMTVVQSYICEKLSKTIPPFSDLPSHVGNLIVQSISINSAYTSRIMPSQDPTELPMQVGNKTECALLGFVLAMGQNYQTVRDDQPEETFTRVYTFNSVRKSMSTVVPRPGGGYRLFTKGASEIIMKKCAFIYGRDGHLEKFTREMQDRLVKNVIEPMACDGLRTISIAYRDFVPGKAEINQVHSEGEPNWEDEENIVNNLTCLCIVGIEDPVRPEVPEAIRKCQKAGITVRMVTGDNINTARSIALKCGIFKPNEDFLILEGKEFNRRIRDSNGEVQQHLLDKVWPKLRVLARSSPTDKYTLVKGIIDSTCSVSREVVAVTGDGTNDGPALKKADVGFAMGIAGTDVAKEASDIILTDDNFSSIVKAVMWGRNVYDSIAKFLQFQLTVNIVAVIVAFIGACAVQDSPLRAVQMLWVNLIMDTLASLALATELPTPDLLLRKPYGRTKPLISRTMMKNILGQAIYQLTVIFTLLFAGDKMLDIPTGLGVAEKGGGAPTQHFTIIFNTFVMMTLFNEFNARKIHGQRNVFQGIFTNPIFYSIWIGTMLSQVVIIQYGKMAFSTKALTLEQWLWCIFFGIGTLVWGQVVTTVPTRKIPKILSWGRGQPDDIGAINLGDEKFDPDSDKKPRAGQILWIRGLTRLQTQLRVIRAFRSTLEDLEERRSVHSLHSLHSMRSSRSHTGPRPLSDFTYIDDDTSNFFVNASKGGIGGISSGGVRHHHNNDQEHDGTSKSGSRLPSINSPASPLLLNVPGSGSSYNSHHRHNNNRVSPNNTLDHHNNHSTTLSPNHATSRSFDSGAPNSPSSGSSDPILPPELPKMVHETSI
- the LOC130666588 gene encoding plasma membrane calcium-transporting ATPase 2 isoform X7, which translates into the protein MATIDGRPAQYGITLKQLRELMEHRGREGVNKINALGGVQEICKKLYTSPSDGLSGSSADMQHRRDTFGSNMIPPKPPKTFLTLVWEALQDVTLIILEIAALVSLGLSFYHPAPQKNDDDVKLDEDEAKYGWIEGLAILISVVVVVLVTAFNDYSKERQFRGLQNRIEGEHKFAVIRQAEVKQISVSDIVVGDICQIKYGDLLPADGLLIQSNDLKVDESSLTGESDHVKKGEAFDPMVLSGTHVMEGSGKMLVTAVGVNSQAGIIFTLLGAAVDQQEQEIKKMKKEAKKQRKKKSLPGDEAGEITGNSHPGSGGSVKQHDGENHAAPSGGGGHADGKKEKSVLQAKLTKLAIQIGYAGSTIAVLTVIILIVQFSVKKFYIQKAAWSSVYINNFIRHLIIGVTVLVVAVPEGLPLAVTLSLAYSVKKMMKDNNLVRHLDACETMGNATAICSDKTGTLTTNRMTVVQSYICEKLSKTIPPFSDLPSHVGNLIVQSISINSAYTSRIMPSQDPTELPMQVGNKTECALLGFVLAMGQNYQTVRDDQPEETFTRVYTFNSVRKSMSTVVPRPGGGYRLFTKGASEIIMKKCAFIYGRDGHLEKFTREMQDRLVKNVIEPMACDGLRTISIAYRDFVPGKAEINQVHSEGEPNWEDEENIVNNLTCLCIVGIEDPVRPEVPEAIRKCQKAGITVRMVTGDNINTARSIALKCGIFKPNEDFLILEGKEFNRRIRDSNGEVQQHLLDKVWPKLRVLARSSPTDKYTLVKGIIDSTCSVSREVVAVTGDGTNDGPALKKADVGFAMGIAGTDVAKEASDIILTDDNFSSIVKAVMWGRNVYDSIAKFLQFQLTVNIVAVIVAFIGACAVQDSPLRAVQMLWVNLIMDTLASLALATELPTPDLLLRKPYGRTKPLISRTMMKNILGQAIYQLTVIFTLLFAGDKMLDIPTGLGVAEKGGGAPTQHFTIIFNTFVMMTLFNEFNARKIHGQRNVFQGIFTNPIFYSIWIGTMLSQVVIIQYGKMAFSTKALTLEQWLWCIFFGIGTLVWGQVVTTVPTRKIPKILSWGRGQPDDIGAINLGDEKFDPDSDKKPRAGQILWIRGLTRLQTQVIGGEYQERLIPVPYSKSSTDQAIRVVNAFRQGLDSRYGEHSGLTLAEVLRKQSSLSKRHSQTSSIDYADNLPDELTIPEIDVERLSSHSHTETAV
- the LOC130666588 gene encoding plasma membrane calcium-transporting ATPase 2 isoform X9 → MATIDGRPAQYGITLKQLRELMEHRGREGVNKINALGGVQEICKKLYTSPSDGLSGSSADMQHRRDTFGSNMIPPKPPKTFLTLVWEALQDVTLIILEIAALVSLGLSFYHPAPQKNDDDVKLDEDEAKYGWIEGLAILISVVVVVLVTAFNDYSKERQFRGLQNRIEGEHKFAVIRQAEVKQISVSDIVVGDICQIKYGDLLPADGLLIQSNDLKVDESSLTGESDHVKKGEAFDPMVLSGTHVMEGSGKMLVTAVGVNSQAGIIFTLLGAAVDQQEQEIKKMKKGDEAGEITGNSHPGSGGSVKQHDGENHAAPSGGGGHADGKKEKSVLQAKLTKLAIQIGYAGSTIAVLTVIILIVQFSVKKFYIQKAAWSSVYINNFIRHLIIGVTVLVVAVPEGLPLAVTLSLAYSVKKMMKDNNLVRHLDACETMGNATAICSDKTGTLTTNRMTVVQSYICEKLSKTIPPFSDLPSHVGNLIVQSISINSAYTSRIMPSQDPTELPMQVGNKTECALLGFVLAMGQNYQTVRDDQPEETFTRVYTFNSVRKSMSTVVPRPGGGYRLFTKGASEIIMKKCAFIYGRDGHLEKFTREMQDRLVKNVIEPMACDGLRTISIAYRDFVPGKAEINQVHSEGEPNWEDEENIVNNLTCLCIVGIEDPVRPEVPEAIRKCQKAGITVRMVTGDNINTARSIALKCGIFKPNEDFLILEGKEFNRRIRDSNGEVQQHLLDKVWPKLRVLARSSPTDKYTLVKGIIDSTCSVSREVVAVTGDGTNDGPALKKADVGFAMGIAGTDVAKEASDIILTDDNFSSIVKAVMWGRNVYDSIAKFLQFQLTVNIVAVIVAFIGACAVQDSPLRAVQMLWVNLIMDTLASLALATELPTPDLLLRKPYGRTKPLISRTMMKNILGQAIYQLTVIFTLLFAGDKMLDIPTGLGVAEKGGGAPTQHFTIIFNTFVMMTLFNEFNARKIHGQRNVFQGIFTNPIFYSIWIGTMLSQVVIIQYGKMAFSTKALTLEQWLWCIFFGIGTLVWGQVVTTVPTRKIPKILSWGRGQPDDIGAINLGDEKFDPDSDKKPRAGQILWIRGLTRLQTQVIGGEYQERLIPVPYSKSSTDQAIRVVNAFRQGLDSRYGEHSGLTLAEVLRKQSSLSKRHSQTSSIDYADNLPDELTIPEIDVERLSSHSHTETAV